The following coding sequences are from one Epilithonimonas vandammei window:
- a CDS encoding tyrosine-type recombinase/integrase: MNYTFKLKQPNGTKESLIYFRSFFNNENKNFIYSTGEKIKPSEWDFEGRQPNDLNGRTKKAEIHRSVKMQLDRYSSFFTEIVNRYKNIDEKLTVDILKQRFDEKFKKITVKSDFFRIYQEFLDEKENDYTGNSISNSTLKRYKCNKNLLEDFESNCKVKISLGKFDDKLYNKFLKYCIEEKKHSANTLHRNVGLLKTFLLWALNKKYTYNNNFITFKKPAKFTTDEIALNYEQVELIYNYDFSDNKRLERVRDLFVFGCTTGMRFGNYSTISKSDVDGNFIRVIDLKSKSKNLAIPLNSIFKSILEKYDYNLPSITNQKMNEYIKEVFKKLEFTDEIKKTMKYGDELVDQKAEFWTRISSHTARRSFITIMKNKRVPDKVFMSYTGHTSLEVFNAYYRPSEDDKINYMNEVFK, from the coding sequence ATGAACTACACTTTTAAACTTAAGCAACCCAATGGTACAAAGGAATCTTTGATTTATTTCCGTTCCTTTTTCAACAATGAAAATAAGAATTTCATCTATTCTACGGGTGAGAAAATAAAACCAAGCGAATGGGATTTTGAAGGTAGGCAACCAAATGACTTAAACGGAAGGACAAAAAAGGCAGAAATTCATCGAAGCGTCAAGATGCAGTTAGATCGCTACAGCAGTTTCTTTACAGAGATCGTTAATCGATATAAGAACATTGATGAAAAACTTACAGTCGATATTCTTAAACAAAGATTTGATGAAAAGTTTAAAAAAATTACTGTTAAAAGTGATTTCTTTAGAATTTATCAGGAGTTTTTAGATGAGAAAGAAAATGACTACACTGGGAATTCAATTTCAAACTCTACTTTGAAGCGTTACAAATGCAATAAGAACTTACTCGAAGATTTTGAAAGCAATTGTAAAGTTAAAATCAGTCTAGGTAAATTTGATGATAAACTTTATAATAAGTTTTTGAAGTATTGTATTGAAGAAAAAAAGCATTCTGCAAATACATTACACAGAAATGTCGGTCTGCTCAAAACTTTTCTTCTTTGGGCTCTTAACAAAAAATATACTTACAATAACAATTTTATTACTTTTAAAAAACCTGCGAAATTCACTACAGATGAAATAGCTTTAAATTACGAACAAGTTGAGCTCATCTATAATTATGACTTCAGTGATAACAAAAGATTGGAAAGGGTACGTGACCTTTTTGTTTTTGGATGCACGACAGGGATGAGGTTTGGGAATTACAGCACGATTTCAAAAAGTGATGTTGATGGTAATTTCATACGAGTTATCGATTTAAAAAGTAAATCTAAAAACCTAGCAATTCCTTTAAACAGTATTTTTAAATCAATACTCGAAAAGTATGATTATAACCTGCCTAGTATTACAAATCAGAAGATGAATGAGTATATTAAGGAGGTTTTTAAAAAGCTGGAATTTACTGATGAAATAAAGAAGACTATGAAGTATGGTGATGAGTTGGTAGACCAAAAAGCTGAGTTTTGGACAAGAATTTCCTCACATACTGCAAGGAGAAGTTTCATTACTATAATGAAGAACAAACGAGTTCCGGATAAAGTATTTATGAGTTACACTGGTCATACTAGCTTAGAAGTCTTTAATGCTTATTACAGACCAAGTGAAGATGATAAGATAAACTATATGAATGAAGTTTTCAAATAA
- a CDS encoding IS1380 family transposase, translating into MKFDLSFTNKEITPWGGMVFLKQMLDKIGFREQIEKCESLPVSLSNNSYKKEVLLESFITSIWCGANRFLHTEITRADKALGEIFDWRKTPAQDAYKRYFGKFTQHINQQVGHHFFSWFFQNLNLNYFTLDIDSSVITRYGEQEGAKKGYNPKKKGRNSHHPIIAFVNDVKMVANFWLRSGDTSSANNFVGFLEETLLNFGDKKVGLVRLDSGFFQKDIMDYLELKTLQYIIAAKFTHPIQHLIDQQDFWIKVDEGIEICDKYYQAKNWEKPRRIVIVRQKIAQRPNAAGRILSLFPEDEIHRNYRYSAYITNQEQSATDVWRTYRNRGDAENRIKELKADFGAESFNLKGFFPTEAALIFSMIAYNLMSIFRLFVLQEKTQKTLSTLRYRTFAIGAYFEKVGDTLKLKIALTKKRRKWFVGIWDYPIDLSQKISTA; encoded by the coding sequence ATGAAATTCGATCTATCCTTTACCAATAAAGAGATTACGCCTTGGGGAGGAATGGTGTTTTTAAAGCAAATGTTGGACAAAATCGGCTTTAGAGAGCAAATTGAAAAATGCGAATCTTTACCTGTGTCACTTTCCAATAATTCTTATAAAAAAGAAGTTTTGCTTGAATCTTTTATTACGAGTATTTGGTGTGGCGCCAATCGTTTTTTGCACACAGAAATTACCCGTGCAGATAAGGCTCTTGGGGAAATATTTGACTGGCGGAAAACCCCTGCTCAGGACGCATATAAACGCTATTTTGGCAAGTTTACACAACACATCAACCAGCAAGTTGGGCATCATTTTTTCAGTTGGTTTTTTCAGAATTTGAACCTCAATTATTTTACGTTAGACATTGATTCATCTGTAATTACTCGATACGGAGAGCAAGAGGGAGCAAAAAAAGGCTACAATCCTAAGAAAAAAGGAAGAAACAGCCATCATCCTATCATTGCATTTGTGAACGATGTAAAGATGGTCGCTAATTTTTGGCTCAGGAGCGGTGATACTTCTTCGGCAAATAATTTTGTAGGATTTTTAGAAGAAACACTCTTAAATTTTGGGGATAAAAAAGTAGGATTAGTTCGTTTGGATAGTGGTTTTTTCCAGAAAGACATTATGGATTATCTTGAATTAAAAACACTCCAATACATCATCGCTGCAAAATTTACTCACCCCATTCAACACTTGATAGACCAGCAAGATTTTTGGATAAAAGTTGATGAGGGCATCGAAATTTGCGACAAATATTATCAAGCAAAAAACTGGGAAAAGCCAAGAAGGATAGTCATTGTAAGGCAAAAAATAGCACAACGGCCGAATGCGGCAGGCCGAATATTAAGCCTGTTTCCGGAAGATGAAATTCATAGAAATTATCGCTATTCAGCCTATATTACCAACCAAGAACAATCGGCAACAGATGTTTGGAGAACGTACCGAAACAGAGGCGATGCAGAGAATAGAATCAAGGAATTAAAGGCAGATTTTGGAGCCGAAAGTTTTAACCTTAAAGGCTTTTTCCCTACAGAAGCTGCACTTATATTTTCGATGATTGCTTATAATCTGATGTCAATTTTCAGACTGTTTGTTCTTCAAGAAAAAACGCAGAAAACATTATCTACACTACGATATAGAACCTTTGCTATTGGAGCTTATTTTGAAAAAGTAGGTGACACACTCAAACTGAAGATTGCACTCACCAAAAAACGCAGAAAATGGTTCGTCGGAATTTGGGATTACCCCATAGACTTATCTCAAAAAATTTCAACTGCGTGA
- a CDS encoding T9SS type A sorting domain-containing protein: MKNIYIMLALFFSILGFSQTEIYFKYDEAGNQRYRGPDQNGKQVEQVQNVEEFLNRSNEDQFWLGIQIYPVPVKDVLNIVWNEDNDTLINNITLYQHSTMAFLYQQDNLRSLKGQIQIDMTSYYPGVYVLNFHLKDGRVMSRNIIKE, encoded by the coding sequence ATGAAAAATATTTATATAATGCTGGCTTTGTTTTTTTCTATACTGGGATTTTCTCAAACAGAAATTTATTTTAAATATGATGAGGCAGGAAACCAAAGATATCGCGGTCCTGACCAGAATGGAAAGCAGGTAGAGCAAGTGCAGAATGTAGAAGAATTTTTGAACAGATCCAATGAAGACCAGTTCTGGTTAGGAATACAAATCTATCCTGTTCCAGTAAAAGATGTCCTGAACATTGTATGGAACGAGGATAACGATACATTGATAAATAACATCACGCTTTATCAGCATAGTACGATGGCATTCCTTTATCAACAGGATAACCTTCGCAGCCTAAAAGGCCAGATTCAGATTGACATGACTTCTTATTACCCTGGAGTATATGTGCTAAACTTTCATTTGAAAGACGGCAGGGTCATGAGCCGTAATATAATTAAAGAATAA
- a CDS encoding RHS repeat-associated core domain-containing protein translates to MNKLYLFFTTLLSTLFVSQTILNKSENVSRTVSDPNSVILAQGFTANWQTSNPFIAKIGPSSDLPSNPTNSDAGSSNPSGSVGDIVFHDTKGNIEVNGGGQLQYNLPIALPPGIRSVAPQINLTYSSGSGNGIAGYGWSISGITAISRVGKNIDRDGEVKGIQLNYSDYYSFNGQRLILISGEYGKDGAEYVTEKFSNIKIKSKGSLSGLEWQGPEYWEVTFEDGSQAWYGGIASGYSEARTPIDYNIVKWKDSQDNYISYGYIKEASKNVAFISSIQWGGNENVQTSHFNEIKFNYNIARNFKEISFLNGIKLFQDKLLSEIIVSTDVSNSPTIFRKYEVEYEGTNYQYVKKITEKNKDSINNSANPVNFQYTTNATSTIQQNQFFDFNTVKLSGDFDGNGLIDNIVYRNSEALKCTSPSVPYITYFNLGVTSTAYSNCSSAPTGTVPAGYYVYLETPKSFSKNYYLGSENIFENAVPISVLDSQNYLSGEKGFVTYKIDPTTKNMTLYYYLIDNTKSIENINDLRTPTNALLLIRTRVITKNQYDESYTNNGPNPYESQSQTTSLGKLFEYDIEGDGIPEVLIEKKNTYTARYCDNTANLNGNLLPPPGDCNTSTSDSYKYIVVKQDNTTDFYQAHSPGGKFLEGAVQGDFNGDGIIDFGRVNGTSTNTNYTYNTEECYTHPHTQQEICHTVTHTVTVPRFELTTYNIKKSASTNNYEFVENFNARFDGHKDFIQVGDFNGDGKSDLFARANQSGANYIISLNKGNSFESKEYLDKFYDTYTNTGSTSRSYSVAKVVDINNDGKSDILNFYSSVVVNQTIGGGNSSFKIRVDENIGYSEDRIQFLPNAEKPYNSNVAYVFQEILGNFINNSYNNAFSIYGYSQSSNFLSGFWKYEHYVDHQNKKINLIEQGKVTTGIEYRGLHSIYGNYDIVKKEQYPYLELNKISQFKVVYQISQNIPIYNFQNNNFENTIRKQDFRFRGYITHLKGKGTVGFRQTARSSWYTDALINTKVWNGAEIDPLNDGIIIKEWSRKTNAEVEVFPQNISESNTQLLTFKSIDFRIDKLIDGSIVDINNITVQDRSKLVSATVAVKTISKDFQKNVRTESDIDYDWAHYLPLTTQTTINQVATRTSQLLYSHNTSGEGKNYFVGRPLSTSEITTLSSPLNSIQTKEEFTYDDKNLVKTKKLWNRDNTGGFIESYEYDDWGNIIRKEIKQFSAPATTREISKVDRAFYDTKGRFVIKKIDNLNLETLIEYNDWGLVTKETDPSGIVLTNDYDSWGKLIKSKTNLGGTTSYTYEKSNLGDAIVKSFSPDGDTKETFTDKLGQTYKTTTKNFGLNQYTSTITSFDGLGRKSAVSEPFSGQYPTKWNTIVYDDFSRPITATSYTGKIVETTYNDTQRSITITEKNTKNFTYDRFRKQTSDELGNIISTEDLGGIVSFKYNAAGENIEANYGGNIIKTQYDSYGNKSRFEDPSNGIYEYEYKGYFGAISKAKSPKGEKKYTYNNLGQLRTQTENTAGISKDKIINFEYNAKGLITKKHGTSSGRPYINTFTYDSFGRTLSCSEESNGKLFIRKGITYDDRMRIVSYEKSLYSSGILTEVKIENIYDSWSGELYQVKQKDTGKILWELQQVDERGKVKNAKLGAINITNSYDTNGFLNNINHSSSINNGTVLQIGYNFDAIKNELKSRTTGGDFNIIESFQYDDNNRLYNWTDPSTNSFSNNQPRNMYDSKGRITYNDQVGSVKFDNSQKIYQPTSLTLNSLGSTNYNNDLIQSITYNENNDPIFIDGIRGDVGFEYGLTSMRQKVTYGGNFDYDKEGKFTKYYSEDGSYEIIRNNKTGQEKHQIYIGGTPYESNIVYLKDFASEISKFVFLHKDYLGSILAITDDEGIKLEQRHFDAWGNITHLKIANNTTITNKDQIRDYLSNGNLIIDRGYTGHEHFAEVGLIHMNGRLYDPLLRRFLNADENIQDPHNTQNYNKYGYVMNNPMMYADPSGEFIWFVAAIGLFWGSVATGAIIGAGIAVLTYSLGAALSGSKWSVGGALKSMFWGAVGGAVTAGIGSCFSVVQNGAYVASKFAETTLGALVQGGAHAVAQGTLALMQGGTFQQAFLSAALGSLAASGFSKVAGGWSGKAGGQIFFGAIAGGVGAELTGGNFWQGAIIGGVVAGLNHAMHDMDSDLEDDPRKPIKSKRVRTTDGANSLKGSRGGQSIITQENPGNQVGNGKGIFVPSGSQSMVTADMTYYNDGTVDINMTTQAARMNTTGSYIANYDIVGPSGKIISSGILLDKGLGINARMDYSVFTQRGSAAVLSTATFRNIPMNSTIRVNIGLTYKIPMGSIGAMQTHHKINVR, encoded by the coding sequence ATGAACAAACTCTATTTATTCTTCACGACATTATTATCAACACTTTTTGTCTCCCAAACCATACTTAATAAGTCGGAGAATGTTTCGAGGACTGTCTCGGATCCTAACTCTGTTATTTTGGCACAAGGTTTTACTGCGAACTGGCAAACTTCTAATCCGTTTATTGCTAAAATTGGTCCTTCTTCTGATCTTCCATCAAACCCCACTAATTCTGATGCAGGGTCATCGAATCCATCAGGATCAGTAGGGGATATAGTTTTCCATGATACCAAGGGAAATATAGAAGTAAATGGAGGGGGACAGTTACAATACAATCTACCAATTGCATTACCCCCTGGAATTAGAAGTGTAGCACCACAAATCAATTTGACCTACAGCAGTGGCAGTGGAAATGGCATTGCAGGATATGGTTGGAGTATATCAGGAATCACAGCTATTTCGAGAGTAGGGAAAAATATAGATAGAGATGGCGAAGTTAAAGGAATACAACTTAATTATTCGGATTATTACAGTTTCAACGGACAGAGGTTGATATTAATATCTGGCGAATATGGTAAAGATGGTGCCGAATATGTTACAGAAAAGTTTTCTAATATCAAAATCAAATCAAAGGGCAGCTTAAGCGGATTAGAATGGCAAGGACCAGAATACTGGGAGGTGACTTTTGAGGATGGATCACAAGCATGGTACGGAGGAATCGCATCGGGATACAGTGAAGCTAGAACACCTATTGATTACAATATTGTTAAATGGAAAGATTCACAAGATAATTACATTTCATATGGTTATATTAAGGAAGCTTCCAAAAATGTAGCCTTTATCTCTTCTATACAATGGGGAGGAAACGAGAATGTTCAAACGAGCCACTTTAATGAAATTAAATTTAATTATAATATCGCTAGAAATTTTAAAGAGATTTCTTTTCTTAATGGCATTAAATTGTTTCAGGATAAGTTATTGTCAGAGATTATTGTAAGTACAGATGTTTCAAATAGCCCGACTATTTTCAGAAAATATGAAGTTGAGTATGAAGGAACTAATTATCAATATGTGAAAAAAATTACTGAAAAAAATAAGGATAGTATTAATAATTCGGCCAATCCAGTTAATTTTCAATATACAACTAATGCAACATCAACAATTCAACAGAATCAGTTTTTTGACTTTAATACGGTCAAATTATCTGGTGATTTTGATGGAAATGGATTAATAGATAACATAGTTTACAGGAATAGTGAAGCCTTGAAATGTACCAGCCCCTCTGTTCCATATATCACTTACTTCAATCTTGGTGTTACCAGTACTGCATATTCAAATTGCTCATCTGCACCCACTGGCACTGTGCCAGCAGGATACTATGTCTACCTTGAGACCCCTAAGTCTTTTTCAAAAAACTATTATTTAGGTTCTGAAAATATTTTTGAAAATGCCGTACCAATTTCGGTTTTAGATTCACAAAACTACTTATCTGGAGAAAAAGGATTTGTAACCTACAAAATAGATCCAACTACTAAAAATATGACTTTATATTATTATCTGATAGATAACACAAAGTCAATTGAGAACATAAATGATCTAAGAACTCCAACTAATGCACTTCTGTTAATAAGAACAAGAGTTATTACAAAAAATCAGTATGATGAAAGCTATACTAATAATGGACCTAATCCTTATGAATCACAATCACAAACAACGAGCTTAGGAAAGCTTTTCGAATATGATATAGAGGGAGATGGAATTCCGGAAGTATTGATAGAGAAAAAGAACACATATACTGCAAGGTATTGTGATAACACAGCAAATCTAAATGGTAATTTATTACCACCTCCAGGAGATTGTAACACTTCTACAAGTGATAGTTACAAATATATAGTTGTGAAACAAGATAACACGACGGATTTTTATCAAGCACATTCTCCAGGAGGAAAGTTTTTGGAAGGGGCTGTTCAGGGAGATTTTAATGGTGATGGGATAATAGATTTTGGAAGGGTAAACGGAACGTCTACAAATACTAATTATACATACAATACTGAAGAATGCTATACTCACCCTCACACGCAGCAGGAGATATGTCACACAGTTACCCATACGGTTACTGTGCCAAGATTTGAGCTAACAACATATAATATAAAGAAAAGTGCGTCAACAAATAATTATGAGTTTGTTGAGAATTTTAATGCCAGATTTGATGGTCATAAAGATTTTATACAGGTGGGAGATTTTAATGGCGATGGTAAGTCTGACTTATTTGCTAGAGCAAATCAATCAGGAGCAAATTATATCATTAGTCTGAATAAGGGAAATTCTTTTGAAAGCAAAGAATATTTAGACAAATTTTACGATACATACACAAATACGGGAAGTACAAGTAGATCATACTCAGTTGCAAAAGTTGTAGACATCAATAATGATGGTAAGTCTGATATTTTAAATTTTTATTCCAGTGTTGTTGTAAATCAAACGATAGGTGGAGGGAACTCTTCTTTCAAAATAAGAGTTGATGAAAATATTGGTTATTCAGAAGATCGCATACAATTTCTACCAAATGCTGAAAAGCCGTATAATTCAAATGTAGCTTATGTTTTTCAGGAAATATTAGGGAATTTTATTAATAATAGTTACAATAATGCATTCTCGATCTATGGCTATTCACAATCATCTAATTTTTTAAGTGGATTCTGGAAATATGAACATTATGTTGATCATCAAAACAAAAAGATAAATTTAATTGAGCAAGGTAAAGTTACTACAGGGATCGAATATAGAGGTCTACACTCTATATATGGTAATTATGATATTGTCAAAAAAGAGCAATATCCCTATTTGGAGCTTAATAAAATTTCACAATTTAAAGTCGTTTATCAGATAAGTCAGAATATCCCTATCTACAATTTTCAAAATAATAATTTTGAAAATACTATTAGGAAACAAGACTTTCGTTTTAGGGGCTATATTACTCACCTTAAAGGTAAGGGAACAGTTGGTTTCAGGCAAACCGCCAGATCGTCCTGGTATACAGATGCTTTAATTAATACAAAAGTTTGGAATGGTGCTGAGATCGATCCATTAAATGATGGTATAATAATTAAAGAATGGAGTAGAAAAACAAATGCAGAAGTTGAGGTTTTTCCCCAGAATATTAGCGAATCTAATACTCAGCTTCTAACTTTTAAATCGATAGACTTCCGTATAGATAAATTGATTGATGGTAGTATTGTAGATATAAATAATATTACAGTCCAAGATAGATCAAAATTAGTAAGCGCAACAGTTGCAGTAAAAACCATATCGAAGGATTTTCAAAAAAATGTTAGAACAGAAAGCGATATTGATTATGATTGGGCTCACTATCTTCCTTTAACAACTCAAACTACTATAAATCAAGTCGCAACAAGGACTTCTCAGTTGTTATATTCTCATAATACAAGCGGTGAAGGAAAAAATTATTTTGTTGGACGTCCTTTATCGACATCAGAAATTACTACCTTATCATCTCCGTTAAATAGCATCCAGACTAAGGAAGAATTTACTTATGATGACAAAAATTTAGTCAAAACAAAAAAATTGTGGAATAGGGATAATACAGGGGGGTTCATAGAATCTTATGAATATGATGATTGGGGTAATATAATCAGAAAAGAAATAAAACAATTTTCAGCACCAGCAACTACTAGAGAAATCTCAAAGGTAGACAGAGCTTTTTACGATACTAAGGGACGGTTTGTGATTAAAAAAATCGATAATTTAAATTTAGAAACTTTAATCGAGTATAATGACTGGGGACTTGTTACAAAAGAAACTGATCCGTCCGGAATTGTTTTAACAAATGACTATGATAGTTGGGGAAAATTGATCAAATCAAAAACTAATTTGGGAGGTACAACAAGTTATACTTATGAGAAATCGAACCTCGGAGATGCTATTGTGAAATCATTTAGTCCTGATGGCGACACAAAAGAAACTTTCACAGATAAGTTAGGACAGACTTATAAAACAACTACAAAAAATTTTGGACTTAATCAGTATACCTCTACAATTACATCATTCGATGGGCTTGGACGTAAATCTGCAGTATCTGAACCTTTTTCTGGTCAATATCCTACAAAATGGAATACTATTGTTTATGATGATTTTTCTCGTCCAATAACGGCTACTTCTTATACAGGCAAGATAGTAGAAACAACATATAACGATACTCAGAGATCAATTACAATTACTGAAAAAAATACTAAAAATTTCACTTATGATAGATTTAGGAAACAAACTTCAGATGAATTAGGAAATATTATTTCTACTGAAGATTTAGGAGGAATAGTAAGTTTTAAATATAATGCAGCTGGAGAAAATATCGAAGCAAATTATGGTGGAAATATTATTAAAACCCAGTATGATTCCTATGGTAATAAAAGTCGATTTGAGGATCCTTCTAATGGGATTTATGAGTATGAATATAAAGGTTATTTCGGAGCAATTTCAAAGGCAAAAAGTCCAAAGGGAGAAAAAAAATACACGTATAATAACTTGGGTCAGCTTAGAACACAAACTGAAAATACAGCAGGAATTTCCAAAGATAAGATTATCAATTTTGAATATAATGCAAAGGGACTTATAACCAAAAAACATGGGACTTCTTCGGGAAGACCATACATTAACACTTTTACTTATGATTCTTTCGGAAGAACTTTGAGTTGTTCGGAGGAAAGTAACGGAAAACTTTTTATAAGAAAAGGAATAACCTATGATGACAGAATGCGAATCGTATCTTATGAAAAGTCTCTATATTCATCGGGGATTTTGACAGAAGTGAAAATTGAGAATATTTATGATTCTTGGAGTGGAGAATTGTACCAAGTTAAGCAAAAGGATACTGGAAAAATTCTTTGGGAATTGCAGCAAGTAGATGAAAGAGGTAAGGTTAAAAATGCAAAATTAGGAGCAATAAATATCACTAATAGTTATGATACCAATGGTTTTTTGAATAATATCAATCATTCGTCCTCTATAAATAATGGAACTGTCTTACAAATTGGATATAATTTCGACGCCATAAAAAATGAATTAAAAAGTCGTACTACTGGAGGTGATTTTAATATTATTGAGAGTTTCCAATATGATGATAATAATCGTCTTTATAATTGGACTGATCCTTCAACAAATAGCTTCTCAAATAACCAGCCACGTAATATGTATGATAGCAAAGGAAGAATCACTTATAATGACCAGGTCGGAAGTGTTAAATTTGATAACTCTCAAAAAATCTACCAACCTACTAGTCTTACCTTAAATTCATTAGGAAGTACTAATTATAATAATGATTTAATACAATCAATAACATATAATGAAAATAATGATCCGATATTTATTGATGGAATAAGGGGGGATGTCGGGTTTGAGTATGGACTTACCAGTATGCGTCAAAAGGTTACATACGGTGGTAATTTTGATTATGATAAAGAAGGAAAGTTCACGAAATATTATAGTGAGGATGGGAGCTACGAAATTATTCGTAATAATAAAACTGGACAAGAAAAACATCAGATTTACATTGGTGGAACACCATATGAATCAAACATAGTTTACTTAAAAGACTTTGCCTCAGAAATTTCCAAATTTGTATTTCTTCATAAGGATTATTTAGGAAGTATTTTAGCAATTACCGATGATGAAGGAATTAAATTAGAGCAACGCCACTTTGATGCCTGGGGCAATATTACACATTTAAAGATTGCAAATAATACTACCATTACCAATAAAGATCAGATCAGAGATTATTTATCAAACGGAAATTTAATTATTGACAGGGGGTATACTGGGCATGAGCACTTTGCAGAAGTCGGATTAATCCATATGAATGGAAGGTTATACGATCCTTTGTTAAGGAGATTTTTAAATGCTGATGAAAATATCCAAGATCCCCATAATACACAAAACTATAATAAGTATGGATACGTGATGAATAATCCGATGATGTATGCTGATCCATCGGGCGAATTTATTTGGTTTGTTGCGGCCATTGGCTTATTTTGGGGAAGTGTTGCAACTGGGGCAATTATAGGAGCTGGGATTGCAGTACTAACTTATTCTCTGGGAGCAGCGCTTAGTGGAAGTAAGTGGAGTGTTGGTGGAGCTTTAAAGTCCATGTTTTGGGGGGCAGTTGGTGGTGCTGTGACTGCTGGCATAGGAAGTTGTTTTTCAGTTGTTCAAAATGGTGCATATGTGGCCTCGAAATTTGCAGAAACAACTTTAGGTGCACTAGTACAGGGCGGAGCACATGCTGTGGCGCAGGGCACTCTAGCTTTGATGCAAGGTGGAACATTCCAACAAGCTTTCTTATCAGCAGCTTTGGGAAGTTTAGCAGCTAGTGGATTTAGTAAAGTTGCAGGCGGATGGTCTGGAAAAGCTGGAGGTCAAATATTTTTCGGAGCAATCGCAGGTGGTGTTGGTGCAGAATTGACTGGCGGTAACTTTTGGCAAGGGGCAATCATTGGTGGTGTGGTTGCTGGATTAAATCATGCAATGCATGATATGGATTCCGATCTAGAAGATGATCCCCGAAAACCAATAAAAAGCAAAAGAGTAAGAACCACAGATGGAGCCAATTCTTTAAAAGGTAGCCGTGGTGGACAATCTATCATTACTCAAGAAAATCCGGGAAATCAGGTTGGAAATGGCAAGGGGATATTTGTCCCTAGTGGTTCTCAGAGTATGGTTACAGCAGATATGACCTATTATAATGATGGCACTGTTGATATAAACATGACAACTCAGGCAGCAAGAATGAATACCACGGGTTCCTATATAGCTAATTACGATATTGTTGGGCCTTCTGGAAAAATAATTAGTAGTGGTATTTTATTAGATAAGGGATTAGGCATTAATGCTAGAATGGACTATTCTGTATTTACACAAAGAGGAAGTGCAGCGGTTTTATCAACAGCTACATTTAGAAATATTCCAATGAATTCTACGATTAGAGTTAATATCGGTCTCACATATAAAATACCTATGGGTTCGATCGGTGCAATGCAAACTCATCACAAAATAAATGTAAGATAA
- a CDS encoding helix-turn-helix domain-containing protein, protein MQTTNPFQTILDELGEVKDLLYSLKKEPEIELKKKLYSIKECSEILKLDYQTVRSHILKGNIKAEQIGRFYRVNHFDLMDALNEVKSLKYRR, encoded by the coding sequence ATGCAGACAACAAATCCATTCCAAACCATTCTCGACGAATTAGGGGAAGTAAAAGATTTACTTTATTCTCTAAAGAAAGAACCAGAAATCGAGTTGAAAAAGAAACTGTATTCTATCAAAGAGTGTTCAGAAATTCTAAAGCTCGATTACCAGACCGTACGCTCACACATTTTAAAAGGTAACATCAAAGCGGAACAAATCGGAAGATTCTACAGGGTCAATCATTTTGATCTGATGGATGCTTTAAACGAAGTCAAATCGCTTAAGTATAGGAGATAG
- a CDS encoding toprim domain-containing protein → MKKDISIFNLNSNVQNILNFQDKNVKGVAVFEGFMDALSFIEIQKSFSGEILVMNSIALLNKSIEHLKNYSDINLFLDNDNAGMKCKSLIIKSFPEAKDHSSAYSNHKDLNEFLMHRINNDVSINLGKNSIKFPPPDKLEEIKQEPEIRNSNSFKMKH, encoded by the coding sequence TTGAAAAAGGATATTTCAATATTTAATCTCAATAGTAATGTACAGAATATATTAAATTTTCAAGATAAAAATGTAAAAGGTGTAGCAGTTTTTGAAGGCTTTATGGATGCCTTATCTTTTATAGAAATCCAGAAGTCTTTCTCAGGAGAAATTCTCGTAATGAATTCCATTGCTCTTTTAAACAAATCCATAGAACATTTGAAAAATTATTCTGATATCAATCTTTTTTTAGATAATGATAATGCAGGGATGAAATGTAAGTCTTTAATCATAAAATCTTTTCCAGAAGCAAAAGATCATTCGAGTGCCTATTCAAACCATAAAGATCTGAACGAATTTTTGATGCATCGGATAAACAATGATGTCTCCATTAACTTAGGTAAGAATTCTATAAAATTTCCTCCACCTGATAAATTAGAAGAGATAAAGCAGGAACCGGAAATTAGAAACTCAAATAGTTTTAAAATGAAGCATTGA